In Panthera leo isolate Ple1 chromosome B3, P.leo_Ple1_pat1.1, whole genome shotgun sequence, a single genomic region encodes these proteins:
- the LOC122221439 gene encoding uncharacterized protein LOC122221439 codes for MNPEAPENQAAVVMAFVNQAATDIKKKLQKLEDLEGKQIQDLVRIAQRVFNNRETPEDRVTLQVEGNPVQFLVDTGAQHLVLIRPHGKISKKSSWVQGATGIKKYPWTTQRTVDLGNGKVTHSFLVIPDSPCPLLGRDLLTKMEAQIHFTPGGPQVTGPHNQPITTLTLRLEDEYRLHQGPPSQSQNIEPWLQQFPGAWAETGGMGLAKHRPALFIELKPGADPVRVRQYPMSMEARNGITPHIRRLLDLGILRPCHSAWNTPLLPVRKPNSADYRPVQDLREVNRRVMDIHPTVPNPYTLLSALSPERQWYTVLDLKDAFFSLPLAPKSQELFAFEWSNPERGINGQLTWTRLPQGFKNSPTLFDEALHEDLGEYRNQNPKVTLLQYVDDLLIAAETAEACLQGTKNLLRTLGALGYRASAKKAQICRSEVTYLGYLLREGQRWLTDARKETVLRIPRPTTRRQTRTWIPPSMTALRYWHRFTEFGKIYRITRCQTPRLPGSLTAAALYIKVKVDRIATWIHYTHARPADPFAVREDFVPEANTAWTVDQSKTHPLKLTLRRKPDPENQLRPKAWVSHTKTVAAALDPQ; via the exons ATGAACCCCGAGGCCCCCGAAAATCAAGCTGCTGTTGTAATGGCCTTTGTAAATCAGGCAGCcactgatattaaaaagaaactccagaaactAGAGGACCTGGAGGGAAAACAGATTCAGGACTTAGTCCGCATTGCCCAGCGTGTCTTTAATAATAGAGAGACTCCAGAGGACAG GGTAACGCTACAAGTGGAGGGGAACCCAGTTCAATTTCTAGTTGACACAGGAGCACAACATTTGGTCTTGATCAGGCCCCatggaaaaatttctaaaaaatcttCCTGGGTCCAAGGGGCTACCGGAATAAAAAAATATCCCTGGACCACCCAGAGGACTGTGGATCTAGGAAATGGAAAGGTCACCCATTCCTTCCTAGTCATCCCCGACAGCCCATGCCCCTTATTAGGAAGAGACTTACTCACTAAAATGGAGGCCCAAATTCATTTTACGCCAGGGGGCCCCCAAGTGACTGGCCCTCACAACCAGCCCATTACCACACTTACTCTAAGATTAGAAGATGAATATCGACTCCACCAGGGGCCACCCTCACAAAGTCAAAACATAGAGCCCTGGCTCCAACAGTTTCCAGGAGCATGGGCCGAAACCGGGGGTATGGGGTTGGCTAAACATCGCCCAGCTCTATTCATAGAGCTGAAACCGGGGGCAGATCCAGTTCGGGTCCGACAATACCCGATGTCAATGGAGGCCAGAAATGGCATCACGCCACATATCCGTCGCCTCCTAGACTTAGGCATCTTGCGTCCCTGCCATTCAGCCTGGAACACCCCCCTGCTGCCTGTACGAAAACCTAACAGTGCGGACTATCGTCCGGTACAAGATCTGAGAGAAGTTAACCGCCGAGTCATGGACATACACCCAACAGTACCCAACCCCTATACCCTCCTAAGTGCCCTCAGCCCAGAAAGACAATGGTATACTGTCCTTgatttaaaagatgcttttttcagcCTGCCTCTGGCCCCCAAAAGTCAAGAGCTCTTCGCCTTCGAGTGGTCCAATCCTGAGAGAGGCATAaatgggcaactcacctggacccGGCTCCCCCAAGGATTTAAAAACTCACCCACCTTGTTCGATGAGGCACTTCACGAGGATCTGGGTGAGTACCGGAATCAAAACCCCAAAGTGACTCTCTTGCAGTACGTTGACGATCTTTTAATTGCCGCTGAGACTGCCGAAGCTTGCTTGCAAGGCACCAAAAATCTCCTCCGGACACTTGGTGCCCTGGGGTACCGGGCttcagcaaagaaagcccaaatttGCAGATCCGAGGTAACCTACTTGGGGTATCTGTTAAGAGAAGGCCAACGATGGCTCACTGATGCACGGAAGGAAACCGTCCTCCGCATCCCCCGACCCACAACGCGAAGGCAGACCCGGACTTGGATACCCCCCTCCATGACTGCGCTGAGATATTGGCACAGGTTCACGGAGTTCGGGAAGATTTACAGGATCACCCGCTGCCAGACGCCGAGGTTACCTGGTTCACTGACGGCAGCAGCTTTGTACATCAAGGTCAAAG TCGATAGGATTGCTACCTGGATCCATTACACCCACGCCCGACCAGCTGATCCCTTTGCGGTTCGAGAAGACTTCGTGCCGGAAGCCAACACCGCCTGGACGGTTGACCAGAGTAAGACCCATCCTTTAAAATTGACTCTGCGTCGAAAACCTGACCCCGAAAACCAGCTGAGACCAAAGGCCTGGGTGTCCCATACCAAGACTGTTGCAGCAGCTCTGGACCCACAATAA